One Alosa alosa isolate M-15738 ecotype Scorff River chromosome 22, AALO_Geno_1.1, whole genome shotgun sequence DNA segment encodes these proteins:
- the eps8l1b gene encoding epidermal growth factor receptor kinase substrate 8-like protein 1, producing the protein MGEGSRYLVNHMVTFCLQEGEVTSVEEARLRFSQLARANRLWSQEMLLEIHPQALLLRDKESQELLEQYSLSALHRCECVSSEKQYPSLLLLVCQASPHKQPEVQFFNCNTVKAERVRDDIIGAVSKYAGRMRKPNPEDVRTDMDIHSIPSPPYVEAQNPPPANPPPYPGIKANGVVNGQPDKAFLRAQREVDILNHCFDDMEAFMGKLQQSAEAQSILDQRNKKKKKSRKKSTEDDLLTAKAKPPPEEEFIDIFQKFKYCFSLLARLKAAIANPTSEDLIHHIFKPLDMIVKTTGGPALAASVASPALTTGAVTLLQQNVTEEEKQLWTALGPNWTQPRSQLQGPIPPYSPVFLGGWKPEGDDPVETQHRQEAEQEQQQQQPVKTGVMPGPPREQTDSGVPSEERLYCVSYDFVARNSSELSVLQGETLEVVEASKRWWKVRNRFNEIGFVPFNILEPISHIESPTNKAPKAPAPPPMPKSFSYAPATPPTLHVDSSANRPRSIALAQHMPSDSDSDKVMQVNDELLQRLTNGKSGLSRPLVIHRSAETSLPLDYHSPPTEVEAWLRGKGFSDPTVQCLGVLNGAQLFSLNKEELRAVIPDEGARVYSQITVQKSLLEDERRASELEAVMEKQKMKVDLELESGTLTL; encoded by the exons ATGGGAGAAGGATCACGCTACCTCGTCAAT caCATGGTGACGTTCTGTCTGCAGGAGGGAGAGGTGACGAGTGTGGAGGAGGCGCGTTTGCGCTTCTCTCAGCTGGCGCGTGCCAACCGCCTCTGGAGCCAGGAGATGCTGCTGGAGATCCATCCTCAGGCCCTCCTGCTCAGAGACAAGGAGAGCCAG GAACTGCTGGAACAGTACTCTCTGTCTGCTCTGCAccgctgtgagtgtgtgtcatcaGAGAAGCAGTACCCCTCTCTACTGCTGCTGGTATGCCAGGCCTCCCCACACAAACAACCTGAGGTCCAGTTCTTCAACTGCAACACAGTCAAG GCAGAGCGCGTGCGTGATGACATCATTGGAGCTGTGTCGAAGTATGCTGGGCGGATGAGAAAGCCCAACCCCGAGGACGTCAG GACTGATATGGATATCCACAGTATCCCAAGTCCCCCCTATGTTGAGGCTCAAAACCCCCCACCCGCCAACCCCCCTCCATACCCTGGCATCAAAG CTAATGGGGTGGTGAATGGACAACCAGACAAAGCTTTCTTACGAGCGCAGCGAGAAGTG GACATCCTAAACCACTGCTTTGATGACATGGAGGCCTTCATGGGCAAGTTGCAGCAGTCGGCCGAAGCCCAGAGCATCCTGGACCAGaggaacaagaagaagaagaagagccgAAAGAAGAGTACAGAGG ATGATCTGCTGACTGCAAAGGCCAAACCACCTCCTGAGGAGGAGTTCATAGACATCTTCCAGAAATTCAAGTACTGCTTTAGTCTGCTG GCCCGACTAAAGGCAGCCATTGCCAACCCTACGTCTGAGGATCTAATACACCACATTTTCAAACCTCTAGACATG ATAGTGAAGACCACAGGTGGCCCAGCACTAGCTGCCAGTGTGGCGAGTCCAGCTCTGACCACAGGGGCGGTCACTCTGCTGCAGCAAAATgtcacagaggaggagaagcagcTGTGGACCGCACTGGGCCCCAACTGGACACAGCCACG TTCCCAGCTGCAGGGTCCCATCCCTCCATACAGCCCTGTGTTCCTGGGCGGCTGGAAGCCAGAGGGCGATGACCCCGTGGAGACGCAGCACAGGCAGGAAgcagagcaggagcagcagcag CAACAACCTGTAAAAACTGGAGTGATGCCAGGTCCACCCAGAGAGCAAAC GGATAGTGGTGTACCATCAGAAGAAAGGCTGTATTGTGTCAGCTATGACTTTGTGGCCAGAAATAGCAGTGAGCTTTCTGTCCTACAAGGGGAGACCCTGGAg GTGGTTGAGGCGTCAAAACGTTGGTGGAAGGTTCGTAATCGATTTAATGAGATTGGTTTTGTGCCCTTCAACATCCTGGAGCCAATCTCCCACATTGAGAGTCCTACAAATAAAGCACCTAAG GCTCCTGCGCCTCCTCCGATGCCCAAGAGTTTCTCCTACGCTCCGGCCACCCCTCCCACCCTCCACGTGGACTCCAGCGCCAACAGGCCTCGCAGCATCGCCCTCGCACAGCACATGCCCTCAGACTCCGACTCAGACAAGG TCATGCAGGTAAATGATGAGCTGCTTCAGAGGCTGACCAATGGGAAGTCAGGTTTGTCCCGCCCACTGGTTATCCATCGCTCTGCGGAGACATCGCTTCCGCTCGACTACCATTCACCACCAACGGAGGTGGAGGCATGGCTTCGGGGGAAAGGCTTCAGTGATCC GACGGTGCAGTGTTTAGGTGTGCTGAATGGGGCCCAACTCTTCTCACTGAACAAAGAGGAGCTTCGTGCTGTCATTCCTGATGAGGGAGCACGAGTCTACAGCCAGATCACAGTGCAAAAATCTCTCTTGGag GATGAAAGAAGAGCTTCAGAGCTTGAGGCTGTGATGGAGAAACAAAAGATGAAGGTGGACCTTGAACTTGAGAGTGGAACCCTAACCTTATAA